A genome region from Natronobeatus ordinarius includes the following:
- a CDS encoding DUF7521 family protein — MSPHDTGMEITIALAIVKTLALLVGGAITYFAFKAYRRTRHQALGLLTAGFAIITLGLVLAGLFHELLNVSLAVGVLIESLLVLVGFLIIAYSLYVQ, encoded by the coding sequence ATGAGTCCACACGATACAGGAATGGAGATTACGATCGCCCTCGCGATCGTGAAGACGCTGGCACTGCTCGTCGGTGGGGCGATCACGTACTTCGCGTTCAAGGCGTACCGACGGACCCGCCACCAGGCGCTCGGGCTCCTGACGGCCGGGTTCGCGATCATTACGTTGGGACTGGTACTCGCCGGGCTGTTTCACGAGCTACTCAACGTGTCGCTGGCGGTCGGCGTCCTGATCGAGAGTCTGCTGGTGCTCGTCGGCTTTCTCATCATCGCCTACTCGCTGTACGTACAGTGA
- a CDS encoding winged helix-turn-helix domain-containing protein: MVRDPIDSESALSAAEICAALDDPDCREIIRNLDEPLTAAEITSRCDIPQSTLYRKLELLTDATLLEESTEIRKDGHHASRYSIAFEEITLFLEEDRSVGVSIERPTRTADERLAELWSEVRKET, encoded by the coding sequence ATGGTCCGGGACCCGATCGATTCGGAGTCGGCGCTGTCGGCCGCGGAGATCTGTGCCGCGCTCGACGATCCCGACTGTCGAGAGATCATCCGGAATCTCGACGAGCCACTGACGGCGGCCGAAATCACGTCACGATGTGACATCCCCCAATCGACGCTGTACCGGAAGCTCGAGTTGCTGACCGACGCGACGCTGCTGGAGGAGTCGACCGAGATCAGAAAGGACGGCCACCACGCGAGCCGGTACTCGATAGCCTTCGAAGAGATCACGCTCTTTCTCGAGGAGGACCGGTCGGTCGGAGTCTCGATCGAACGCCCGACGCGGACGGCCGACGAACGGCTGGCCGAGTTGTGGTCGGAGGTGAGAAAGGAAACATGA
- the lpdA gene encoding dihydrolipoyl dehydrogenase, translating into MVVGDISTGTDVLVIGAGPAGYVAAIRAGQLDLDVTLVEKEAYGGTCLNHGCIPSKALITATNVAHEAGHAEEMGIHADPAVDMAGMVGWKDDVVTQLTSGVEKLCKANGVNLLEGTAHFADEHTVRVSHGGEGQGSESIEFEHAIVATGSRPIEIPNFSYEDDPVLSSREALALESIPESLVVVGAGYIGMELAGVFAKLGTEVTVIEMLEDILPGYEADLKRPVKKRAKELGVDFHFGQTASEWHEHGDGIRVVTEPAEAEAEAEADGGGLELDAEKVLVAVGRAPVSDTLDLEAAGVETDDRGFLETDDRGRTNVEHIFAVGDVAGEPMLAHAGSYEGQVAAEVIAGEPSAIDYQAMPAAVFTEPEIGTVGLTEAEAEEQGFEPVVGKFPFMASGRALTTGHADGFVKIVAEEEAGFVLGAQIVGPEASELIAELGLAIELGATLEDVAATVHAHPTLAESVMEAAENALGHAIHTLNR; encoded by the coding sequence GGACAGCTCGATCTCGACGTGACGCTCGTCGAGAAGGAGGCCTACGGCGGGACCTGCCTGAACCACGGCTGCATCCCCTCGAAGGCGCTGATCACGGCGACGAACGTCGCCCACGAAGCTGGCCACGCCGAGGAGATGGGCATCCACGCCGACCCCGCGGTCGACATGGCAGGAATGGTCGGCTGGAAGGACGACGTCGTGACCCAGCTCACGAGCGGCGTCGAGAAGCTGTGCAAGGCAAACGGCGTCAACCTGCTCGAGGGAACGGCACACTTCGCGGACGAGCACACCGTCCGGGTCTCCCACGGTGGGGAGGGCCAGGGAAGCGAGTCGATCGAGTTCGAACACGCGATCGTCGCGACGGGTTCGCGGCCGATCGAGATCCCCAACTTCTCTTACGAGGACGACCCCGTACTCAGCTCGCGAGAGGCGCTGGCGCTCGAGTCGATCCCGGAGTCGCTGGTGGTCGTCGGCGCGGGCTACATCGGGATGGAGCTGGCGGGCGTCTTCGCCAAGCTCGGCACCGAGGTGACGGTGATCGAGATGCTCGAGGATATCCTGCCGGGCTACGAAGCCGACCTCAAACGGCCCGTGAAGAAGCGCGCGAAGGAGCTGGGCGTCGACTTCCACTTCGGTCAAACCGCGAGCGAGTGGCACGAGCACGGCGACGGCATCCGGGTCGTCACCGAGCCCGCGGAGGCCGAGGCCGAGGCCGAAGCCGACGGCGGCGGGCTCGAACTCGACGCCGAGAAGGTGCTGGTCGCGGTGGGCCGTGCCCCCGTCTCGGACACGCTCGACCTCGAGGCGGCGGGCGTCGAGACCGACGATCGCGGATTTTTGGAGACGGACGACCGCGGGCGGACGAACGTCGAGCACATCTTCGCCGTCGGCGACGTCGCGGGCGAGCCGATGCTCGCCCACGCGGGCAGCTACGAGGGGCAGGTCGCCGCGGAAGTGATCGCCGGGGAGCCGTCGGCGATCGACTACCAGGCGATGCCCGCCGCCGTGTTCACCGAACCCGAGATCGGCACCGTTGGGCTGACCGAGGCCGAAGCGGAAGAACAGGGCTTCGAGCCGGTCGTCGGAAAGTTCCCGTTCATGGCGAGCGGCCGGGCGCTGACGACGGGCCACGCCGACGGCTTCGTCAAAATCGTCGCCGAGGAAGAGGCCGGGTTCGTGCTGGGTGCTCAGATCGTCGGGCCCGAAGCCTCCGAGCTGATCGCCGAACTCGGACTGGCGATCGAGCTTGGAGCGACCCTCGAGGACGTCGCGGCGACGGTGCACGCCCACCCGACGCTGGCGGAGTCGGTGATGGAAGCCGCGGAAAACGCGCTCGGGCACGCGATTCACACGCTCAACCGGTAG